CGAATTGATGGTTGCTGCTCCGGTTGCCGGTTCACCAAACATGGAGTGTCATGATGTTCCGCTTCATTGCCTGCTTTCTCGCGTTTGCCTTGGCCGAGGGTTCGCTGCAGGCGGCGTCCGATGTGCCGAAAGCCCCGATCCTGCGCATTGAGACCGGGGGCCACTTGTCGCCGATCACCCGGATCAGCAGCGATGCCGAGGGCAATTGGGCGGTGACTTCCTCGGAAGACAAGACCGCCCGCCTCTGGGATTTGCGCAATGGCCATCAGTTGTCTGTCATGCGCCCGCCGCTAGGTGGCGAAAGCATTGGCGCCCTCTATGCCGCAGCGATATCGCCGGATGGGCGGCAGGTGGCGCTGGGCGGCAATGCGGCATTTGATACGAAGACGCATGCCCTTTATCTTTTCGATCGTGCCACCGGCAATCTGCCGCCGAAGGCGACTCTGTCAGGGATCGAGTCGCCGATCATGCAACTGGCCTGGTCGGTCGATAGCCAACTGATCGCGGTTGGCCTGCGGCAAGACGGGCTGCGGGTGTTCAGGCGCAATCTCACCTTTGTCGGGAGCGATCCCGAATACAACGATGCCATCTATGGCGCTGCCTTCTCGCGCGACGGTCGATTGGCCGTGGTCAGTCTCGACGGTTCGCTGCGCCTCTACCGGGTCGGTAAGAGTGGCCTAGAAAGATTAGCCCGCAAGCAGATGCCGGGCAAGCCCTATGGCGTCGCCTGGTCGCCAGATAGTAGCCAGTTGGCTATCGGTTTGCAGGATGCGGCGCAGGCGGTGGTGCTCTCGGCCAGCAATCTGACTGTGCTGCATACGGCGGAGGGCGGGAGCGGCGGAAACCTCGGGAGGGTCGCCTGGTCAGCCGATGGCCAAACTCTGTATGCGGCGGGCAGCGTGGTTCGTGACGGACGCTTCGCCATCCTTGCCTTTGCTGGCGGTGGGCGCGAACCAGCGCGGGTGCTGGGCAGTTTCGGCAACACGGTTACCTCCCTCGCCGCAAATGCCAACGGGCTGGTTGCGAGTTCTGCCGAACCGGCCTGGGCCGCATTCGATGCTTTGGGCTCCGCCCGACTAAGCATCGGGCCACAGATTGGCGATTTTCGTGATGCAGGTGATGCTTTCCGGCTTTCCACCGATGGTCAGGTTGTGGCTTTCCCGATGCTGTTCGCTGGCAAGACGCCGCTTGTTTTCAACTTCTTCAGTGGTGAATTGCGCGCTGCGAACGCTCCTGGCTATACGCGGCCGGCGAAAATCCCCAGCGATCTCAAAGGCTGGAAAAATTCGCCGACGCCGGTCTGGAATGGCCGGCCTCTGGCGTTGAGTCCTGGCGAGTTGTCGCGGAGTGCGGCCATGGCGCCGGACGAGATGCGGCTGGCGCTGGGAACAGAATGGTATCTGCGGCTCTTTGCAGCCGATGGCAGCCAATTGTGGGAGAGGCGGACGTCTGGGGCTGTCTGGGCCGTCAATATCAGCGGTGATGGTCGCTGGGTGGTCGCCGCCCTCGGCGATGGCAGTCTGCGCTGGTATCGTCTGGCCGATGGGCAGGAGCAACTGGCCTTGTTTGTCCATGGCGACCGTGAGCGCTGGATCATCTGGACGCCCTCCGGCTATTACGACACTGCCATGGGGGCGGAGGGTCTGGTCGGTTGGCATGTTAACCGGGGCTTCAACCAGTCGGCCGACTTCTTCTCGGTCGGTCGTTTCCGCGATCACTTTTACCAGCCCCTGGTGATCCAGCGGGTGATGCAACTGGCCGACGAGACGGAGGCTGTGCGGACGTTCCGCGCTGAAATGGCGATGCTGGATAACAAGACTGTCGCGGCAGCCCAAGTTGCCGCAGCGCCTCCGCCAGTCGTCGATGCTTTGCCGCCGGTGATCGAACTGCAGAGCGAACGTGGCATGCTGACGGGGGATGTTCTGGTGCCAGTGCGCTATGTCGTACGCACGCCGGGTAATGCCCCGCTGAAGGAGGTCAAGTTCCGCGTTAATGGCAAACTGGAACGCAATATCAAGACTCGTTCGACGCGCTCCATTGAAGGGCAGGTGTACGAGGCGCTGGTGCCCGTGCCTCCCAAAGACTCGGAAATCATGTTGATTGCCGAGAACCGCTTCGCCAAGTCGGAGCCTGTCAGTCTTACCGTCAGGCGCCCCGTGAACGCGGCTGGCAAGGCACCGTATATCGAACGCTACGAAACGCTTTACATGCTGATCGTTGCCGTCAACAAGTACCCTGGTGAGAATGCGCTCCTCTTGCCGGTCAAGGATGCCTCGGACTTCCACCGTCAAATGAGTCGTGTCGCCAATCCGCCGCCCGGCAAGCAGCGCCTGTATGAGCATTTGGCGGTCAAAATGCTGCTCGATGAAGGGGCGACGCAGCAAAATATTCGGGAGGGCCTGAAATGGTTGCGCGACAACGTCAAGGAAAAGGACGCCGGCGTGATCTTCCTGGCTGGGCATGGCATGTCGCAGGAAAACTCCTACTACTACGTGCCCTATCGTCGGTCGGATATCGGCCGCCAGGTCAACTGGGTTGCCGGCGGCGAAATTGTCGATACCCTGCAAAGCCTGCCCGGACGGGCGATGTTCTTCCTCGATACCTGCCACTCCGGGGCGCTGGCCAATCAGGCGAGTGTGGCGGGGACGGTTAATCAGGTCAATGACGAACGGGGCGTTATCGTCTTCGCCTCGGCAACGGCCAGGGAAATGGCCCAGGAGACCGACGAGTGGGGTAACGGGGCATTCACCAAAGCACTCATTGAGGGCTTGCGCGGTGAAGCGGAAGACCCGCGTGACAAACTGATTTACCCGACCACGCTGAAACGCTACGTAACGCGCCGCGTGCGTGATTTGACGGATAATCAGCAACGACCATATGTTAGTGACCACGGTGTCGACGATCCGATTGCGGTCGTGGTCAAATAATATTTTTAGGGGGTATCCATGAATATCAGCAGCATCAAACGGCCGCTGGCCGCCGCTGTCGCGGGCATCTTCCTGTTGTCGGCCTGTGCGACCAATCCGGATGGATCATACAAGATGGATGGCAAGGCTGCTGGTGCCTTGATCGGCGCCGCTGCCGGATGTGCAGTCGGGGCCGCCGCCAAGGGGGCGCAGGGTTGCGCAGTCGGGGCTGCCGTCGGTGCGGCGGCGGGCTTTCTGATCGGCTGGTATTTCGAATCCAAGAAAATTGCCGATGCCAAGCAGGTCAATGACGAATACGAACAGCAGAGCAGAGCCAAGGGCAAAGGCAAGGCGGAGTCAGTGCCGAAGAATGAAATCGTGCCGGCCAAATTCGAGAGCAAGGTGACGTCGGCGGCCCCGGATCAGTCAGGGCAGAGGGAAATTCAGGTGACTTCCAATACCGATCTGGTCGGATATGGCGACACGGTTCCGGAATTGCAGCAGAAGTACGCCATCTACGACGAAAAAAACACGCTCGTCGAAGAAAAGACCGAGAAGCTGGCGGCGGTGGATGGTGCCGGGAGTTACCAGACGAAATCGAAATTCAAGCTGCCAGCTGATGCCAGGGGCAAGAAATACACGGTGAAAACGACACTGGTCTCTAACAACAAGACCTACAAGGAAAACACCTACAAGGTGACTGTGCGCGACGGCCAGCTTCTGATGCTGGCCGCCCTTTAACTGCGCTATTGCTTGGCCGCTCGTGGCAGGCCGCCTGAAGGCTTGCTGCCGTAGGCCGCAGTCTTCGGATAGCCGGCCAGGTCGAGCAGATGTTATAGGCGCCGGCTTCGACCCCGCGGAAGCGCTGATTGCCGACCTTGAGCGAAGGTACGCAGCTGTCGCCGACCAATTGCTTCAACTCTTCGGAAAGTAA
The nucleotide sequence above comes from Betaproteobacteria bacterium. Encoded proteins:
- a CDS encoding caspase family protein, with product MMFRFIACFLAFALAEGSLQAASDVPKAPILRIETGGHLSPITRISSDAEGNWAVTSSEDKTARLWDLRNGHQLSVMRPPLGGESIGALYAAAISPDGRQVALGGNAAFDTKTHALYLFDRATGNLPPKATLSGIESPIMQLAWSVDSQLIAVGLRQDGLRVFRRNLTFVGSDPEYNDAIYGAAFSRDGRLAVVSLDGSLRLYRVGKSGLERLARKQMPGKPYGVAWSPDSSQLAIGLQDAAQAVVLSASNLTVLHTAEGGSGGNLGRVAWSADGQTLYAAGSVVRDGRFAILAFAGGGREPARVLGSFGNTVTSLAANANGLVASSAEPAWAAFDALGSARLSIGPQIGDFRDAGDAFRLSTDGQVVAFPMLFAGKTPLVFNFFSGELRAANAPGYTRPAKIPSDLKGWKNSPTPVWNGRPLALSPGELSRSAAMAPDEMRLALGTEWYLRLFAADGSQLWERRTSGAVWAVNISGDGRWVVAALGDGSLRWYRLADGQEQLALFVHGDRERWIIWTPSGYYDTAMGAEGLVGWHVNRGFNQSADFFSVGRFRDHFYQPLVIQRVMQLADETEAVRTFRAEMAMLDNKTVAAAQVAAAPPPVVDALPPVIELQSERGMLTGDVLVPVRYVVRTPGNAPLKEVKFRVNGKLERNIKTRSTRSIEGQVYEALVPVPPKDSEIMLIAENRFAKSEPVSLTVRRPVNAAGKAPYIERYETLYMLIVAVNKYPGENALLLPVKDASDFHRQMSRVANPPPGKQRLYEHLAVKMLLDEGATQQNIREGLKWLRDNVKEKDAGVIFLAGHGMSQENSYYYVPYRRSDIGRQVNWVAGGEIVDTLQSLPGRAMFFLDTCHSGALANQASVAGTVNQVNDERGVIVFASATAREMAQETDEWGNGAFTKALIEGLRGEAEDPRDKLIYPTTLKRYVTRRVRDLTDNQQRPYVSDHGVDDPIAVVVK